A genomic window from Candidatus Buchananbacteria bacterium CG10_big_fil_rev_8_21_14_0_10_42_9 includes:
- the trpS gene encoding tryptophan--tRNA ligase, with amino-acid sequence MKKGRVLSGMQPTGPLHVGNYLGTLQNFLAIQSQYECYFAIVDYHSITENYQPKEKYNQILSLAMDYLAAGIDPKKCVIFLQSDVPEHTELAWVFNTITPMSELERMTQFKDKASRQAKNINAGLFTYPVLQAADILLYKAKAVPVGLDQEQHLELARKIARWFNNKFGQTFPEPETLFTDTPKVMSLQDPNKKMSKSLGENHCIFLDDEPKVIEQKIKKAVTDTGDGQGSGAKNLLLLFEKFGDKKTAKKYNGQKSIRYADLKTDLAKAIITYFSDFRKTKSILLAKPKQVEKILAAGAKKSQKIARTTMREVRQKIGIRK; translated from the coding sequence ATGAAAAAAGGACGAGTACTATCTGGTATGCAGCCGACCGGGCCGCTTCACGTTGGCAACTATTTAGGTACACTGCAAAATTTTTTAGCGATTCAATCCCAATATGAGTGCTATTTTGCAATCGTTGATTACCACTCAATTACCGAGAATTACCAACCAAAAGAAAAATATAATCAAATTTTGTCGCTCGCGATGGATTATTTGGCCGCCGGCATAGACCCCAAAAAATGCGTCATTTTTTTACAATCAGACGTGCCTGAGCATACTGAATTAGCTTGGGTTTTCAACACTATTACCCCAATGAGTGAATTGGAACGCATGACTCAATTCAAAGACAAAGCCTCTCGCCAAGCAAAAAATATAAATGCTGGCTTGTTTACCTATCCAGTCTTACAGGCGGCTGATATATTATTGTACAAAGCCAAGGCTGTGCCTGTCGGACTGGACCAAGAGCAGCATTTAGAACTGGCTCGTAAAATCGCGCGATGGTTTAACAATAAATTTGGCCAGACATTTCCTGAGCCAGAAACTTTGTTTACTGATACGCCCAAAGTAATGAGCTTGCAAGATCCAAATAAAAAAATGTCAAAAAGTTTGGGCGAAAATCATTGCATTTTTTTAGACGATGAGCCAAAGGTAATTGAGCAAAAAATTAAAAAGGCGGTCACTGATACCGGAGACGGCCAGGGCTCAGGTGCAAAAAACTTATTACTTTTATTTGAAAAATTTGGCGATAAAAAAACAGCAAAAAAATACAACGGGCAAAAATCAATCCGATACGCAGACTTAAAAACTGATTTAGCTAAAGCGATTATAACTTATTTTTCAGATTTTAGAAAGACAAAATCAATCCTTTTGGCTAAACCAAAGCAGGTTGAAAAAATATTAGCCGCCGGCGCTAAAAAATCTCAAAAAATTGCTCGAACGACAATGCGCGAAGTGCGCCAAAAAATCGGTATTAGAAAGTAA
- a CDS encoding disulfide bond formation protein B — MELSNNLTLVISIGTIATQIAIGAILVSIFLTRNGNKNSVIKFFGSKAIFFAFLVALIGTLGSLAYSDIVGFEPCLLCWYQRTMMYPMVVILAYALWKKSEAIAFVTIPLSVIGAGIAGIQYFGQMTGSTLTSCAGIGYSASCSIRYFLSFGYITIPMMALTGFLMIIALMLALMQYNKK, encoded by the coding sequence ATGGAATTATCCAACAACTTAACCTTAGTCATTTCTATTGGGACGATAGCGACTCAAATTGCAATTGGAGCAATTTTAGTGAGCATTTTTTTAACGCGCAACGGAAATAAAAATAGTGTGATAAAATTTTTTGGTTCTAAGGCTATCTTCTTTGCATTTTTAGTCGCGTTGATTGGAACTTTGGGCAGTTTAGCCTACTCCGATATTGTCGGCTTTGAACCATGCCTGCTTTGTTGGTATCAGCGCACTATGATGTATCCAATGGTCGTAATTTTAGCTTATGCACTGTGGAAAAAAAGCGAAGCTATTGCCTTTGTCACAATCCCCCTTTCGGTAATTGGTGCTGGAATTGCCGGGATTCAATATTTCGGGCAAATGACCGGCTCAACTTTGACGTCTTGTGCCGGCATTGGTTATTCTGCCTCTTGTTCTATTCGTTACTTTTTAAGCTTCGGTTATATTACGATTCCGATGATGGCGTTAACCGGATTTTTAATGATTATCGCCTTGATGCTTGCCTTAATGCAATACAATAAAAAATAA
- a CDS encoding glutamate dehydrogenase, protein MTFFMNPFANALVQLDNANQILKLKLETLEALKKPNKILEAKIPVKMDSGKTKKFDAYRIQYNNARGPYKGGIRFHEQVDINEVKALSFWMAIKCAVVNIPMGGGKGGVMVNPKELSTSELEQLARGYARAFVDDIGPNKDVPAPDVNTNPLIMDWMADEYSKLTGDKTQGSFTGKSLESGGSEGRNTATADGGFFIFQELAKILKLKPSETDVIIQGLGNVGFHTARLMAEAKYKIIGLSDSQGTIVSNRKAPLDPIKVMEVKRESGLINACYYDGSVKGYDCKHLDPAEFLEYPCDVLVPAALENQITKDNAANIKAKIILEMANGPTTPEADKILAEHDTLILPDVLANAGGVTVSYFEWYQNVHDEKWTEDQVRKKLKPIMTKAFKEVWKVSQKHKIDMRTAAFVVAVRRIADAMEKNK, encoded by the coding sequence ATTACATTTTTTATGAACCCATTTGCTAATGCCTTAGTCCAACTGGATAATGCAAACCAGATATTAAAACTTAAACTGGAAACTTTAGAAGCGTTAAAAAAACCAAACAAGATTTTGGAAGCCAAAATTCCAGTCAAAATGGACAGCGGCAAAACCAAAAAGTTCGATGCTTACCGAATACAATACAATAACGCCCGCGGACCCTACAAGGGCGGCATTCGTTTTCATGAGCAAGTTGATATTAACGAAGTCAAAGCGCTGTCGTTTTGGATGGCAATTAAATGCGCTGTAGTAAATATTCCTATGGGGGGCGGCAAGGGCGGCGTTATGGTTAATCCCAAAGAGTTAAGCACCAGCGAGTTAGAACAGCTTGCCCGTGGTTACGCCCGAGCTTTTGTCGATGACATTGGCCCAAATAAAGATGTGCCCGCTCCAGACGTTAATACAAACCCTTTGATTATGGATTGGATGGCTGACGAATATTCTAAACTAACCGGCGATAAAACTCAGGGATCTTTTACCGGTAAATCATTAGAGTCGGGCGGTTCAGAGGGGCGTAATACTGCCACAGCCGATGGCGGATTTTTTATTTTTCAGGAACTTGCTAAAATTTTGAAACTTAAACCTAGCGAAACAGACGTCATCATCCAGGGTTTGGGCAATGTCGGTTTTCACACCGCCCGCCTGATGGCGGAGGCAAAATATAAAATCATCGGTCTATCAGATTCTCAAGGTACTATTGTCAGCAACCGAAAAGCCCCGCTTGATCCAATAAAGGTTATGGAAGTAAAGCGGGAAAGCGGGCTGATTAACGCATGCTACTATGACGGCTCAGTTAAGGGTTATGACTGTAAGCATTTAGATCCGGCTGAATTTTTAGAATATCCGTGTGACGTACTAGTGCCAGCGGCTTTGGAAAATCAAATTACTAAAGATAACGCGGCCAACATTAAAGCTAAAATAATTTTAGAAATGGCAAACGGCCCAACCACGCCGGAAGCTGATAAAATTTTAGCCGAGCATGATACTTTAATCCTTCCTGATGTCCTTGCCAATGCCGGCGGGGTGACAGTTTCATATTTTGAATGGTATCAAAATGTACACGATGAGAAATGGACCGAAGATCAAGTCCGTAAAAAACTAAAACCGATAATGACTAAAGCCTTCAAAGAAGTTTGGAAAGTCTCTCAAAAACACAAAATTGATATGCGCACCGCCGCCTTTGTGGTTGCGGTTAGACGCATTGCCGACGCGATGGAGAAAAATAAATAA